In Aliiglaciecola sp. LCG003, a genomic segment contains:
- a CDS encoding SDR family oxidoreductase yields MNLKIEHKLAVVTGASGGLGMAIAQSLAQEGADVIWVARNTDKLAKLTEQASAQYNNNNRYFSVDLKAIDGPKILLDWLSSKNLQPDIVINNVGGNLGVTDPLSPVEAWRDVMQFNLLNAIEINNALLPSMRAKKWGRICHISSIASLENQGTPMYCAAKAALNAYVRSVGRYVSKDNVVMTAVLPGAVFTEGGYWDETLKSRPEHVEKYLSERMAIKRFGTPEEISEFVAFLVSDKASFAIGTSVLLDGGQGRVFFEG; encoded by the coding sequence ATGAATTTAAAAATTGAACATAAACTTGCAGTTGTGACTGGGGCTTCTGGTGGCTTGGGTATGGCTATAGCCCAATCACTTGCTCAAGAGGGTGCTGACGTTATTTGGGTTGCTAGAAATACTGATAAATTAGCAAAATTAACTGAACAGGCATCTGCACAATATAACAATAATAACCGTTACTTCAGTGTCGATTTAAAAGCCATTGATGGTCCGAAAATACTGTTGGACTGGCTTTCGTCTAAAAACTTACAGCCTGATATTGTGATCAACAATGTTGGTGGAAATTTGGGTGTGACAGATCCATTAAGTCCAGTTGAAGCTTGGCGAGATGTAATGCAATTCAATTTGCTCAATGCGATAGAGATAAATAATGCATTGTTACCATCAATGCGTGCTAAAAAATGGGGGCGAATTTGTCATATCTCCTCTATTGCCTCGTTAGAAAATCAAGGAACCCCTATGTATTGTGCAGCTAAGGCTGCGCTTAATGCATATGTTCGCAGTGTCGGGCGCTACGTTTCGAAAGACAATGTTGTTATGACAGCTGTTTTACCCGGTGCAGTATTTACCGAAGGGGGTTATTGGGATGAGACGCTTAAATCGCGGCCTGAACATGTCGAAAAATACTTGTCAGAAAGAATGGCAATAAAACGGTTTGGTACTCCTGAAGAAATTAGTGAGTTTGTGGCCTTCCTAGTATCCGATAAAGCTTCTTTTGCAATTGGAACATCCGTATTGCTTGATGGTGGCCAAGGAAGAGTGTTTTTTGAGGGGTAA
- a CDS encoding SDR family NAD(P)-dependent oxidoreductase produces the protein MLAAQKWALITGASEGIGKQCAIALASSGFSLLLVARRQDKLERLAKNIIDEYSVECEFLSCDLTEVASIDRIYDWLNHSQRSIQVLLNNAGGAKKNAPLHKLDRDDWQHAFVLNLFSIVDLTNKILPLIDKQGRGRIINISSINANSPGFFNPHYSAAKAALNNFSKHLSKQLASSQVTVNTVSPGIIETEGWHGHMQKVALDVNLPVKHVVDEAKTNASKRIPLGRMGTVNDVASLVNFLASESAGYITGSDFTVDGGKRHEM, from the coding sequence ATGTTAGCAGCACAAAAATGGGCACTAATAACGGGGGCAAGTGAAGGGATAGGAAAGCAATGCGCAATCGCTTTGGCCTCAAGCGGTTTTTCACTGCTGTTGGTCGCCCGGCGTCAAGACAAACTTGAGCGTTTAGCAAAAAATATTATTGATGAATATTCAGTAGAGTGTGAATTTCTGAGTTGCGATCTCACTGAGGTAGCTAGTATCGATCGAATATATGATTGGCTTAATCATTCTCAACGGTCAATCCAAGTCCTGCTGAATAATGCTGGTGGGGCTAAAAAAAATGCGCCCTTACACAAATTAGACAGAGACGATTGGCAGCATGCATTTGTACTCAACCTTTTTTCAATTGTTGATTTGACTAACAAGATACTGCCGCTAATTGATAAGCAAGGGAGAGGGCGGATTATTAATATCTCCAGTATTAATGCGAACTCTCCGGGATTTTTCAACCCGCATTATTCAGCTGCAAAAGCGGCGCTAAATAACTTTAGCAAACATTTATCTAAACAGCTTGCTAGTAGTCAGGTGACAGTTAATACCGTATCGCCTGGCATAATAGAAACTGAAGGCTGGCATGGACATATGCAAAAAGTGGCGTTGGATGTCAATTTGCCCGTAAAGCATGTAGTTGATGAAGCAAAAACCAACGCCAGTAAAAGGATTCCATTGGGACGTATGGGGACTGTCAACGATGTGGCATCCCTAGTTAACTTTTTGGCAAGTGAATCAGCTGGTTATATTACAGGTTCAGACTTCACAGTTGATGGTGGCAAAAGGCATGAAATGTAA
- a CDS encoding transketolase, which produces MLNKDLRKRIVEIVTKAKEGHIPSSFSIVDIIDHLYGQVLRFDAADPNWSERDIFVLSKGHGCAGLYVVLEKYKLLSSADLDNYSQPRGVLGGHPDRTKVPFIEASTGSLGHGFPFSVGIAIGNKIKQKKSRVIALLGDGECHEGTIWEAAHVAANRGLDNLVAIVDWNLSGAQLCPVDDLPAKWASFGWEVHVFDGHNQNSISDAFKRIEQASKPIALIGKNTKGYGVKLVEGHGRWHHRIPNQQEFEQIMEALEV; this is translated from the coding sequence GTGCTAAACAAAGATTTGCGAAAAAGAATTGTAGAGATAGTCACTAAAGCAAAAGAAGGGCATATCCCGAGTTCTTTTTCTATAGTAGATATTATCGACCATCTATACGGGCAAGTTCTACGCTTCGACGCAGCCGACCCTAATTGGTCAGAACGAGATATATTTGTACTATCAAAAGGACATGGATGTGCAGGTTTGTACGTTGTACTGGAAAAATACAAATTATTGAGCTCTGCCGATTTAGATAACTACTCGCAGCCCAGAGGGGTATTGGGTGGTCATCCAGATAGAACAAAAGTACCTTTTATCGAGGCTTCAACCGGCTCCCTTGGTCATGGATTTCCTTTCTCCGTAGGGATCGCTATCGGTAACAAAATTAAGCAGAAAAAATCCCGAGTTATCGCCTTGCTTGGTGACGGTGAATGTCATGAAGGAACTATATGGGAAGCTGCCCATGTCGCTGCGAATCGAGGCTTAGATAATTTGGTTGCGATTGTCGACTGGAATTTATCTGGTGCTCAATTGTGCCCTGTAGATGATCTTCCTGCAAAATGGGCAAGTTTTGGTTGGGAGGTTCATGTCTTTGATGGGCACAACCAAAATAGCATTAGCGATGCTTTTAAACGCATAGAACAAGCCAGCAAACCCATCGCATTAATTGGCAAAAATACCAAAGGGTACGGTGTGAAACTCGTGGAAGGACATGGTAGGTGGCATCATCGAATTCCCAACCAGCAGGAATTTGAGCAAATAATGGAAGCGCTAGAAGTATGA
- a CDS encoding transketolase C-terminal domain-containing protein: protein MKGLREQFADTMLDIGRQNDDLVVMVGDISHGILQPFAQACPGRYFNIGICEPAMVSIAAGMAKQGLIPVTHTIAPFLIERSFEQIKLDFGYQGFAGNFISVGGAFDYAQLGCSHHCYADVSLMSHIPNSQVFCPGSATEFDELFRAQYNSGKINYFKLTENPHGVEFEQPIEAGKIIQVTEGSDISVIVLGPQLKNAIEATKELSEKHGVNVDLLYVHSVKPFDSARVIDSLSRTGRALVVEELSAQDGIYNLVMRSWNSRDRADIRQLAIDDFVHEYGEYSTLCEVSGLTASNIVKTAIETLSNAQR, encoded by the coding sequence ATGAAAGGTTTAAGAGAGCAATTTGCCGACACTATGCTTGATATTGGTCGTCAAAACGATGACTTGGTGGTGATGGTTGGTGACATCAGCCATGGTATTTTACAACCCTTTGCGCAAGCCTGCCCTGGGCGATATTTTAATATTGGCATTTGTGAGCCAGCTATGGTTTCTATAGCGGCGGGTATGGCAAAACAGGGCTTAATTCCTGTGACTCATACAATAGCTCCATTTTTGATTGAGCGTTCATTTGAACAAATTAAGTTAGATTTTGGCTATCAAGGGTTTGCGGGTAATTTTATTTCAGTTGGAGGAGCATTCGACTATGCTCAACTTGGCTGTAGCCATCATTGTTATGCTGATGTATCGCTCATGTCCCATATTCCTAATAGTCAGGTGTTTTGTCCTGGTTCAGCAACAGAATTCGATGAGTTGTTTCGCGCCCAATACAATAGCGGAAAGATCAACTATTTTAAATTGACTGAAAACCCACATGGTGTTGAGTTCGAACAACCCATAGAGGCTGGTAAAATTATTCAAGTTACCGAAGGAAGCGATATCAGTGTTATCGTGTTGGGCCCGCAACTTAAAAACGCCATTGAAGCCACCAAAGAGCTTAGTGAAAAGCATGGTGTGAATGTGGATTTGTTGTATGTTCATAGCGTCAAGCCCTTTGACTCTGCCCGGGTTATTGACAGTCTTAGTAGAACGGGACGTGCCCTAGTAGTTGAAGAGCTTTCAGCGCAAGATGGGATATATAACTTAGTGATGCGGAGTTGGAATAGCAGGGATCGGGCTGACATACGACAACTGGCCATTGATGATTTTGTCCATGAGTATGGGGAGTATTCTACCTTATGCGAAGTGAGTGGGCTCACAGCGAGCAATATCGTTAAAACCGCAATCGAGACGTTAAGTAATGCGCAACGTTGA
- a CDS encoding SDR family oxidoreductase: MPNTQLLKHKVALVTGGSSGIGAEICKQLNLAGAKVIIVDLNKPQNFDGKEVSWINCDLTDEIALQNLIPQQLKAHTSIDILINTARGPRGNKPLVESSTSFQHALDVGLKAPLLLSQSFIQHVANKSEEKAIVNISSICAQQISKESAAYHLAKAGLDSLTRYLAVHAGEQGVRVNGVAPGFIVADQHLERFHSQDNLEYRKRAEHAHPLKKVGVDIDVANAVIFLCSPMSSFITGQTIVVDGGLGLRDGWHQLNYLANNRKGD; this comes from the coding sequence ATGCCTAATACTCAATTATTAAAACATAAGGTTGCTTTGGTTACGGGCGGGAGTAGTGGTATTGGAGCCGAAATATGCAAACAACTAAATCTTGCTGGCGCTAAAGTTATTATAGTCGACCTAAATAAGCCCCAAAATTTCGATGGGAAAGAAGTGAGTTGGATTAATTGCGATTTAACAGATGAGATAGCGTTACAAAACTTAATTCCTCAGCAGTTGAAGGCTCATACTAGTATTGATATCCTGATTAATACTGCTCGAGGACCGCGGGGTAATAAACCTTTAGTCGAATCATCAACTTCGTTTCAGCATGCTCTAGATGTCGGTCTTAAAGCTCCTCTGCTATTGTCTCAGTCTTTTATTCAACACGTTGCAAATAAGTCAGAAGAGAAAGCAATTGTGAACATTTCTTCTATCTGCGCACAACAGATATCCAAAGAAAGTGCGGCATATCACCTAGCGAAAGCCGGTTTGGATTCACTTACTCGTTATCTAGCTGTTCATGCAGGAGAACAAGGCGTTAGAGTAAATGGGGTTGCACCTGGCTTTATTGTAGCTGATCAGCACCTTGAGCGATTTCACAGCCAAGATAACTTAGAATATCGAAAAAGAGCCGAGCACGCGCATCCGCTCAAAAAGGTTGGGGTGGATATAGACGTTGCAAACGCTGTTATATTTTTATGCTCCCCGATGTCGAGTTTTATTACAGGACAAACCATCGTAGTCGATGGTGGGCTGGGGCTGCGTGATGGTTGGCATCAACTCAATTATCTTGCGAATAATAGAAAGGGTGACTAA
- a CDS encoding methyltransferase domain-containing protein → MRNVDKCKVCQSEQLDSLLELPGLPLSETYGVYEPDFKNFDQGIDICACCGHVQLAFQLPPSVLYNESDYNYSTAKSSSTIKRFNSFREFIGQTMSHQTESIIDIGGNDISLLSLFDVEHKYLVDPSVAKHIDYQDVKTIKGFVEDIDLAQISPQVVVCSHALEHIAEPRKFIQTLLDKCDENTLFYFEVPCFEKQIAALRFDAFFHQHFHYFHPTSIHKLVDSCDGELISIQYNAYPTCGGAVMFAFKRRLKGTKASVPLEYPIQSVASLKQAFHANYATFKKQNIQISKWLTQHSKVYGYGASLLLPVILYHIGEAAKKITLVFDDDQSKTGFTYKNIQDLKVDTPSGYQISELDGILITSYENIPILDHMIKKRFVAERFEGFTI, encoded by the coding sequence ATGCGCAACGTTGATAAATGTAAAGTATGCCAAAGTGAGCAGTTAGATTCGCTATTAGAATTACCGGGTTTGCCATTATCTGAAACTTATGGGGTGTATGAACCTGATTTTAAAAACTTTGACCAAGGCATTGATATATGCGCTTGTTGTGGGCACGTGCAACTAGCCTTTCAGTTGCCCCCTAGTGTCCTTTACAATGAATCTGATTACAATTACTCGACGGCTAAATCCTCTTCAACAATCAAACGCTTCAATAGTTTCAGAGAGTTCATCGGACAAACCATGAGCCATCAAACTGAGTCGATCATTGATATTGGCGGTAATGATATAAGTTTATTGTCGTTGTTCGATGTTGAGCATAAATATTTAGTCGACCCTAGTGTTGCTAAGCATATTGACTATCAGGATGTTAAGACGATAAAGGGCTTTGTTGAGGATATCGATTTGGCGCAAATATCGCCGCAGGTAGTCGTCTGCTCTCATGCTTTGGAGCACATCGCTGAGCCACGTAAATTTATCCAAACTCTGTTAGATAAATGTGACGAAAATACGTTGTTTTATTTTGAGGTTCCTTGTTTTGAAAAACAGATAGCGGCGCTTCGATTTGACGCTTTCTTTCATCAGCATTTTCATTATTTCCATCCTACATCTATCCATAAGTTAGTAGATAGTTGTGATGGAGAACTGATTTCTATTCAATATAATGCCTATCCAACATGCGGCGGTGCGGTAATGTTTGCTTTTAAAAGAAGGTTAAAGGGCACCAAAGCCTCGGTACCATTAGAATATCCTATTCAAAGCGTTGCGAGCTTGAAGCAGGCGTTTCACGCTAACTATGCGACGTTTAAGAAGCAAAATATTCAAATCTCCAAATGGCTAACACAACACTCAAAAGTATATGGCTATGGTGCAAGTTTATTATTGCCAGTCATCCTTTATCATATTGGTGAAGCAGCGAAAAAAATCACACTTGTATTTGATGACGATCAGTCCAAAACTGGATTTACCTATAAAAACATACAGGATTTGAAAGTTGATACACCATCGGGTTATCAGATTTCCGAGCTTGATGGCATACTGATTACGTCATACGAAAACATACCAATATTGGACCATATGATTAAAAAGCGCTTCGTCGCCGAACGCTTTGAGGGTTTTACTATATGA
- a CDS encoding nucleotidyltransferase family protein, producing the protein MKVVLLAAGEGTRLRPITNTIPKCLVPINGVPLLDFWLNALAPAESVNQIYLNLHYLADKVVRHIVRNWNHLDNLYCWHEDNLLGTAGTLIRNVSQLTEDDVMVIHADNLSVFDMDDFIAAHRNRPKECEITMMLFATDTPQSCGIVEVDAHGVVTNMHEKVANPPGNLANGAVYIFSKQVIETLKCSAITDISTELLPSYFEKIFGWVNQTYHRDIGTPSSYTLAQQEIKRVLNKN; encoded by the coding sequence ATGAAAGTAGTATTATTAGCCGCTGGCGAGGGGACTCGTTTGCGTCCGATTACCAATACCATCCCCAAATGTCTAGTCCCGATTAATGGTGTGCCGCTACTCGACTTTTGGCTTAACGCGCTGGCTCCGGCCGAATCAGTCAATCAAATTTACCTTAACCTGCACTACTTAGCAGACAAAGTAGTGCGACATATCGTGAGGAATTGGAACCATCTCGATAACCTATATTGTTGGCACGAAGACAATCTTTTAGGCACTGCTGGCACTCTTATACGCAATGTTTCACAACTAACTGAAGACGACGTGATGGTGATCCATGCTGATAATTTATCGGTCTTTGATATGGACGATTTTATTGCTGCTCATAGAAATCGACCGAAGGAATGTGAAATCACTATGATGTTATTTGCCACAGATACACCCCAGTCATGCGGCATCGTCGAAGTAGATGCCCATGGCGTAGTAACCAACATGCATGAAAAAGTCGCTAATCCACCTGGGAATCTGGCTAATGGTGCTGTCTATATTTTTTCTAAACAGGTAATAGAAACACTTAAATGTAGCGCGATCACTGATATCAGCACTGAATTATTGCCCAGCTATTTTGAAAAAATTTTTGGATGGGTCAATCAGACCTATCACCGTGACATAGGTACGCCTTCGAGTTATACACTCGCCCAGCAAGAAATTAAAAGAGTATTGAATAAAAATTGA
- a CDS encoding FkbM family methyltransferase, whose protein sequence is MNIFASLFEMLKETKSFHAHSKHFHAFSSEVCTKLIEQSGFSSNEEVAVDFGPFGHIVFPYYSMGNIDSLKLFGLDELILFSFYHANQCRYKRTADMGANIGLHSILMSRLGWHVTAFEPDPIHVAKIKQHAELNSISTINIRENAVSNESGTLVFTRLKGNRTGSHLKGKKSNVYGDIDEFEVQCVALTDVMAEFDFIKMDIEGAEVDAICSTSKQHWQNTDMMLEVGSEENACRILKHIHELELHAYSQKMGWRKVENINHMPFGYKEGSLFISAQAQLVWDI, encoded by the coding sequence ATGAACATATTCGCTTCTTTGTTTGAAATGCTTAAAGAAACTAAAAGTTTTCATGCTCATTCTAAACACTTTCATGCATTTAGTAGTGAAGTCTGTACCAAGTTGATCGAACAGAGCGGATTTTCTTCCAATGAAGAGGTTGCAGTTGATTTTGGTCCCTTTGGACATATTGTTTTTCCATATTATTCAATGGGAAATATAGATTCATTGAAGTTGTTTGGGCTTGATGAACTGATACTATTCTCTTTTTATCATGCCAATCAATGTCGCTACAAACGCACTGCAGATATGGGCGCAAATATAGGTTTGCACAGTATATTGATGTCTCGATTGGGCTGGCATGTGACCGCATTTGAGCCAGATCCAATACATGTAGCCAAAATAAAGCAACATGCTGAACTTAATTCTATTTCAACTATTAATATTAGAGAAAATGCGGTCTCCAATGAATCTGGAACTTTAGTTTTTACGCGGCTCAAAGGTAATCGAACAGGAAGTCATCTTAAGGGTAAAAAGAGCAACGTATATGGGGATATCGATGAATTTGAGGTTCAATGCGTTGCACTGACGGATGTGATGGCTGAGTTTGATTTTATTAAAATGGACATTGAAGGCGCAGAAGTAGACGCTATTTGTTCAACCTCAAAGCAACATTGGCAAAATACCGACATGATGCTGGAAGTGGGTAGTGAAGAAAATGCATGCCGAATTCTGAAGCATATTCACGAACTTGAATTGCATGCATATAGTCAGAAAATGGGTTGGAGAAAAGTTGAAAATATTAACCATATGCCGTTTGGTTATAAAGAAGGAAGTTTATTTATCTCTGCGCAAGCTCAATTAGTCTGGGATATATAG